One Granulicella sp. 5B5 DNA window includes the following coding sequences:
- a CDS encoding DUF481 domain-containing protein, translating to MKDIAVRHISPLTAALSACAALASFLGLALPAQQPAKPADAKPTPDVLVFSNGDQLTGHLQSAAGGNIIFDSDMAGTLTISFDKIKELRSGDKPSQFALLKKGVPVDNRHPAPEGTAEIAGGNVIIHPDTPAKNSSSSSTPASVPTKDVDYLVSKAEFDNQISHKVGFFHAWNGTATGGATLVRSTTSASTFTAALNLIRAIPAVPWLLPRNRTTANVVETYGKNTTPTDIPAIPGVPNPTITTLSSIFHADAERDQYLSPRLYALGDLSFDHNYAQGLSFQQVYGGGIGWTAIKSSKQELDLKADIHYEKQAFITPAGSSVTPPSVNLIGSTIFENYSRQLPRKMVFIETANILPAFNNSSAYSANATASLNLPVYKRLAATVSTTDNYLNDPEPGYKKNSYQFITGVTYTLH from the coding sequence ATGAAGGATATTGCCGTGCGCCACATCTCTCCGCTCACCGCCGCTCTCTCTGCCTGTGCCGCTCTGGCCTCGTTCCTGGGCCTCGCGCTCCCTGCTCAGCAGCCAGCCAAGCCGGCAGACGCCAAGCCCACGCCGGACGTCCTCGTCTTCTCCAACGGCGACCAGCTCACCGGACACCTTCAGTCCGCCGCTGGCGGCAACATCATCTTCGACAGCGACATGGCCGGCACCCTCACCATCTCCTTCGACAAGATCAAGGAGCTCCGCTCAGGCGACAAGCCCTCGCAGTTCGCCCTGCTCAAGAAGGGCGTCCCCGTAGACAATCGTCATCCAGCCCCTGAAGGCACAGCCGAGATCGCCGGCGGCAACGTCATCATCCATCCCGACACCCCCGCGAAGAACTCCTCTTCGTCTTCCACTCCCGCCTCCGTCCCCACCAAGGACGTCGACTACCTCGTCTCCAAAGCTGAGTTCGACAACCAGATCTCGCACAAGGTCGGCTTCTTCCACGCCTGGAACGGCACCGCCACCGGCGGAGCCACGCTCGTGCGCTCCACCACCAGCGCCAGCACCTTCACCGCTGCGCTGAACCTCATTCGTGCTATTCCCGCCGTGCCCTGGCTGCTGCCTCGCAACCGTACCACCGCCAATGTCGTAGAGACGTACGGCAAGAACACCACGCCAACCGACATTCCGGCCATCCCCGGCGTGCCCAACCCCACCATCACCACCCTCTCCAGCATCTTCCATGCTGACGCCGAGCGCGACCAGTACCTCTCGCCGAGGCTCTACGCCCTTGGTGACCTCAGCTTCGATCACAACTACGCGCAGGGTCTCAGCTTCCAGCAGGTCTATGGCGGTGGCATCGGTTGGACTGCCATTAAGTCCTCCAAGCAGGAGCTCGACCTCAAGGCTGATATTCACTACGAAAAGCAGGCCTTCATCACCCCAGCAGGATCGAGTGTCACACCCCCCAGCGTAAATCTCATCGGTTCGACGATCTTCGAAAACTACAGCCGCCAGCTCCCCCGCAAGATGGTCTTCATCGAAACGGCGAACATTCTTCCGGCCTTCAACAACTCCAGCGCCTACTCGGCCAACGCTACGGCAAGCCTGAACCTGCCGGTCTACAAGCGCCTCGCCGCCACCGTCAGCACCACGGATAACTACCTCAACGACCCTGAACCCGGCTACAAGAAGAACTCCTACCAGTTCATCACCGGCGTTACCTATACCCTCCACTAG
- a CDS encoding SDR family NAD(P)-dependent oxidoreductase, with protein MAISMKDKVVFVTGGGAGIGAATALEFAKLGAKVMVCARREATLQEIVPKLREAGASDVHAFVLDVRDPEAVANAFAGLPESWQAVDVLVNNAGLSRGLTKMYEDDIQNWEEMIDTNVKGLLYVTRAVVPGMVKRNNGHVINLGSTAGHMTYPGGGVYCASKAAEKAITEGLRIDVNGTAVRVASIDPGMVETDFSLVRFRGDAEKAAKVYANASPLTPEDVAETIAWVATREPNVMIQTVVMTAVSQANAFVLARKS; from the coding sequence GTGGCGATTTCGATGAAGGACAAGGTTGTGTTCGTGACCGGCGGCGGCGCGGGCATTGGTGCGGCGACGGCCCTGGAGTTTGCGAAGCTGGGCGCGAAGGTGATGGTGTGCGCTCGGCGCGAGGCTACGCTGCAGGAGATCGTACCGAAGCTGCGTGAGGCCGGGGCCAGCGATGTGCATGCCTTTGTGCTGGACGTTCGCGACCCGGAGGCCGTGGCCAATGCGTTTGCGGGGCTGCCGGAGAGCTGGCAGGCCGTGGATGTGCTGGTGAACAACGCGGGGTTGAGCCGCGGGTTGACGAAGATGTATGAAGACGACATCCAGAACTGGGAAGAGATGATCGACACGAACGTGAAGGGGCTGCTGTATGTGACACGCGCGGTCGTTCCCGGCATGGTGAAGCGGAACAATGGTCACGTGATCAACCTGGGGTCGACGGCGGGGCACATGACGTATCCCGGTGGCGGCGTGTACTGCGCGTCCAAGGCGGCGGAAAAGGCAATCACGGAAGGACTGCGTATCGACGTGAACGGGACGGCGGTGCGTGTGGCGTCGATTGACCCGGGAATGGTGGAGACGGACTTCAGCCTGGTGCGGTTCCGCGGCGATGCGGAGAAGGCAGCGAAGGTGTATGCCAATGCCAGTCCGCTGACGCCGGAGGACGTTGCCGAGACGATTGCGTGGGTGGCGACTCGAGAGCCGAACGTGATGATCCAGACGGTGGTGATGACAGCGGTGTCGCAGGCGAATGCGTTTGTGCTGGCTAGAAAAAGCTAG
- a CDS encoding NAD(P)-dependent alcohol dehydrogenase: MKSFGYAAQSKTSPLTPFHFDRREPGPTDVVVAIDYCGICHSDIHQARDEWGGSIYPMVPGHEIVGRVTAVGSDVKKFKVGDLAGVGVTVQTCMACDNCKSGNEPYCTKGMVGTYNAKDYDGNPTYGGYADNIVAPEHYVHSISPKLNLAAVAPLLCAGITTWSPLKHWNVGPNKKVGIVGLGGLGHMGLKFAHSLGAYTVQFTTSESKTNDALKLGANEVVISKDPENMAKHTGSFDFILDCVSAPHDINAYLNLLKLDGTLCLVGLPEQPMLTSPFALITNRRSFSGSMIGGMKETQEMLDYCAAKNIVSDIELISYAQLPEAYERVLKSDVKYRFVLDGKTLTA, encoded by the coding sequence ATGAAATCTTTCGGCTACGCAGCCCAATCCAAGACCTCGCCGCTCACGCCCTTCCACTTCGACCGCCGCGAGCCCGGCCCCACCGATGTCGTCGTCGCCATCGACTACTGCGGCATTTGTCACTCTGACATCCACCAGGCGCGCGACGAGTGGGGCGGCAGCATCTACCCCATGGTCCCCGGCCACGAGATCGTCGGCCGCGTCACCGCCGTCGGCAGCGACGTCAAGAAGTTCAAAGTCGGCGACCTCGCCGGCGTCGGCGTCACCGTCCAAACCTGCATGGCCTGCGACAACTGCAAGTCCGGCAACGAGCCCTACTGCACCAAGGGCATGGTCGGCACCTACAACGCCAAGGACTACGACGGCAACCCCACCTACGGCGGCTACGCCGACAACATCGTCGCGCCCGAGCACTACGTCCACAGCATCTCCCCCAAGCTCAACCTCGCGGCAGTCGCGCCGCTGCTATGCGCCGGCATCACCACCTGGTCGCCGCTCAAGCACTGGAACGTCGGCCCCAACAAAAAAGTCGGCATCGTCGGTCTCGGCGGCCTCGGCCACATGGGCCTCAAGTTCGCGCACTCGCTCGGCGCCTACACCGTGCAGTTCACCACCTCGGAGTCCAAGACCAATGACGCCCTCAAGCTCGGCGCCAACGAAGTCGTCATCTCCAAAGACCCCGAGAACATGGCCAAGCACACCGGCAGCTTCGACTTCATCCTCGACTGCGTCTCCGCCCCGCACGACATCAACGCCTACCTCAACCTGCTCAAGCTCGACGGCACACTCTGCCTCGTCGGCCTCCCCGAGCAGCCCATGCTCACCTCGCCCTTCGCGCTCATCACCAACCGCCGCAGCTTCTCCGGCTCCATGATCGGCGGCATGAAGGAGACGCAGGAGATGCTCGACTACTGCGCCGCAAAGAACATCGTCTCCGACATCGAGCTCATCAGCTACGCCCAGCTCCCCGAAGCTTACGAGCGCGTCCTCAAGTCCGACGTCAAGTACCGCTTCGTCCTCGACGGCAAAACCCTCACCGCATAA
- a CDS encoding lactonase family protein → MKVSRRGFVAGLAAMPLALRQMVAEGVRNPKYVLLGTDKGKGIYRAAWNPLTGEIGMPELAVETDRPTYFAMHPKKAVLYAANESNAGNGAVSAFKLETHTAQLEAMGKVSTEGNGPCYVSVDQDGRNAFAANYGGGSLAAFGLKGDGTVMEAPQMFACDGNAACGVTGPVAARQDKAHLHCAVVSPDNRYVLVCNLGEDAIEVFPLDSGGKPPLDTPKRFAARAGSGPRHVVFHPNGRWVYCIHELDCTVDVYEWRVSHKDGGTLMLLGGSTVQTVATGSSLDGNTACELVMSDRGKFVYANTRGENSLVVYRVNEKTGFLTEQQRVQTGGTVTRLIALDPSRKWLLCMNQGSSSVTVFSHDEKTGMLGAKPRVFAADTPMCVAFA, encoded by the coding sequence ATGAAGGTAAGCCGACGTGGTTTTGTGGCGGGCCTGGCGGCGATGCCGCTGGCGCTGCGCCAGATGGTTGCTGAAGGCGTTCGCAACCCGAAGTATGTGCTGCTGGGCACCGACAAAGGCAAAGGGATCTATCGCGCGGCGTGGAACCCGCTGACCGGCGAGATCGGGATGCCGGAGCTGGCGGTGGAGACAGACCGGCCGACGTACTTTGCGATGCATCCGAAGAAGGCCGTGCTGTATGCGGCGAATGAATCGAACGCGGGCAACGGTGCGGTGTCGGCGTTCAAGCTGGAGACGCACACGGCGCAGCTGGAGGCGATGGGCAAGGTGAGCACGGAGGGCAATGGGCCGTGCTACGTGTCCGTTGACCAGGATGGGCGGAATGCGTTTGCGGCAAACTATGGCGGCGGCAGCCTGGCGGCGTTTGGGCTGAAGGGCGATGGGACTGTGATGGAGGCCCCGCAGATGTTTGCGTGCGACGGCAATGCCGCGTGCGGTGTGACGGGGCCGGTGGCGGCGCGGCAGGATAAGGCGCATCTGCATTGCGCGGTGGTGTCTCCGGACAACCGGTATGTACTGGTGTGCAACCTTGGCGAGGACGCGATTGAGGTGTTTCCGCTGGACTCGGGCGGGAAACCGCCGCTGGATACGCCGAAGCGGTTTGCGGCGCGTGCGGGATCAGGGCCGCGGCATGTGGTGTTTCATCCGAATGGAAGGTGGGTGTACTGCATCCACGAGCTAGACTGCACGGTGGATGTGTACGAGTGGCGCGTGAGCCACAAGGATGGCGGCACACTGATGCTGCTGGGTGGGAGCACGGTGCAGACGGTGGCTACGGGATCGTCGCTGGATGGCAATACGGCGTGCGAGTTGGTGATGAGCGACCGTGGGAAGTTTGTGTATGCGAACACGCGCGGCGAGAACTCGCTGGTGGTGTACAGGGTGAATGAGAAGACAGGGTTCCTGACGGAGCAGCAGCGGGTGCAGACGGGCGGCACGGTGACTCGGCTGATTGCGCTGGACCCGAGCCGGAAGTGGCTGCTGTGCATGAACCAGGGATCATCGAGCGTGACGGTGTTCTCGCACGATGAGAAGACCGGGATGCTGGGGGCGAAGCCGCGGGTGTTCGCGGCGGATACGCCGATGTGCGTGGCGTTTGCTTAG
- a CDS encoding adenine phosphoribosyltransferase — MSQPVPNCDHLKELIRSVPDFPKPGILFYDITTVLKDKTGFAELIDAFAQYYIDKHVDLVLGIEARGFIFGPALAYRLNAGFVPVRKPGKLPAETLTIKYDLEYGSDSLQIHKDAVQPGQRVIIVDDLLATGGTMLATSALVKELGAEIVGVTVAIELDFLKGRDKFPDIDVFSLIHYDE, encoded by the coding sequence ATGTCCCAGCCCGTCCCCAACTGCGACCATCTCAAGGAGCTCATCCGCTCCGTCCCCGACTTCCCCAAGCCCGGCATCCTCTTCTACGACATCACCACCGTCCTTAAGGACAAGACCGGCTTCGCCGAGCTCATCGACGCCTTCGCGCAGTACTACATCGACAAGCACGTCGACCTCGTTCTCGGCATTGAGGCCCGCGGTTTCATCTTCGGCCCCGCGCTCGCCTACCGCCTGAACGCCGGCTTCGTCCCCGTGCGCAAGCCCGGCAAGCTCCCCGCCGAAACCCTCACCATCAAGTACGATCTCGAGTACGGCTCCGACTCCCTCCAGATCCACAAGGACGCCGTGCAACCCGGCCAGCGCGTCATCATCGTCGACGACCTCCTCGCCACCGGCGGCACCATGTTAGCCACCAGCGCCCTCGTCAAGGAGCTCGGCGCAGAGATCGTCGGCGTCACCGTAGCCATCGAACTCGACTTCCTCAAAGGCCGCGACAAGTTCCCCGACATCGACGTCTTCTCCCTCATCCACTACGATGAATAG